CCTGATAAGGGGTGAAGGGCTTTCCCGCCCCATGACCAAAAACCCCCTCTTCCTGCCCATGATGGTTCAGATGGTAAGCGTGGGTGAAGAAACCGGTAAACTTGATGATACCCTTGCTACTGTATCAGCTACTTATGATACCGAAGCTGACGACCGCATAAGTTCCGCCATAGGCATGATACAGCCGGTTATGACCATAGCTATAGGCTTGATAGTAGGCTTTATTGCCGTTGCCCTGGTGTCTTCCATGTACTCTTTGTACGGGCAGATTGGCTAAGGATAAATAATATGAGAAGAAAGCTGCTTCGGCGTCAAAAGGGGTTTTCCCTGATTGAGGTGCTTGTGGCACTGGCTATACTGGGGCTCATCGGGGTGGCTTTTCTGACTGCCCTCAATACAGCCGTAAAAGCGGTATCCATAGCCAATGTGCGCACCACTTCCGAAAGTTATGCCAAGAGCACTATGGAACAGTTGAAGAGCTTTTCATATATAAAGGCGGATGACGGCTCAGTAGCGGATTATGTCTTCCTCAGCCCGTCTGACACTTCCTTTATCATCAGCACCTATAACCGGGACGGCAACCTGATACAAAACAAGATTTACGGTATTCCCTGGGATGTGGCTACCAATAACCAAAGCATCACGGATAAAGGTATCCAGAAGATAACTATAGTTGTACAGCACAATGAGGGCGGGATAAACAAGATTATCTTTACCCTTATAGACTATGTGACACAGAGATGAAAATAAAGCTGCTGAAATACCGCCAAAAACAGGGCGGCTTTACTCTGGTAGAGCTGCTGGTTGCCCTGGCTATTACCGGTCTTATCATGGCAGGTTTGACTACCAGTGTCTTCCAGCTGTTTACCATTACCCAGCGAAGCAGTGACCATATGACTATTATCCGCCATCTGGATATTACCAGCAGCTGGCTGTCTAACGATATTCAGATGGCCAACGAACAGCCCGAATGGGATTCGGGTACCCATACTTTGACTATTAGACAGACAAGGTCACTGGCAGACCCTACTGACCCGGAGTCTGCCATAACCGATTACATAATTACCTACACCTATAATACGGCTACCGGTACACTTACCAGAACCCAGCTGAGGCTGCTGGACAATTCCACCCAGATAAGCCTCATTGCCGAGTATGTTAGTGGTATAATGTATGAAGATGAACTGGCATCAAATGAACAAAGCGGTGCCGTAGATATTAAAATAATAATAACCTTAAATACCCAGACTGAAGAAAGAATATTGCACATTAAACCAAGGATAAGCAGCACCTAACACATCCGGTCTGGCCGGGGAGGTGTGGAGATGAAGAATTTAATAAGCATAAGCAGAAAACTCAGAAACCAGCAGGGACAGGCACTGGTTATTGCCCTTGTGTTCCTGGGTATAGGGGCGCTTACCCTGCCCCCGCTGATGACGCTCATGGGTTCGGCCCTAGTGCAGGGGACTACCTTTGAAAACCGGACTGCCGGACTTTATGCCGCAGATGCCGGTATAGAGCAGGCTATCTGGTATCTGGACCCGGAAAACAGCCCCCTGATACCCGGCGGTTTGCCGGCGAATACCGGCGAAAGCCGCACCCTGCCCGGTATCTCTATAGACGGGCGGACGGTGAGCGTAACTTTAGCCTACCTTACGGAGGATACCTACCAGATTGTATCCACCTCCGCCAGCCCCACTGAAACTATCAGTGTGACTGCGGTAGTCAGTGACACCTATAATAACTATACGGACATAATGAATCACGTCATGACTTCTAAAGGGGAGATAACTGTTAAAGCCGGAGATTACGAGGTGAATTACCCTTCTGAAGATAATGCCCCTATTGAATATTATACCGGTGCATGGCCTAGTGCTAATGAACTATCTTCTTTTTATTATGTAAACACCACTCCGTATGCTTCAGATACCCTGAATCTGGCAAATTACCCGGCTGGCATTCTGGAAATACTGCGGTTGGGTACACTGAACATCGTAGCTACCTCAACCTCCACTTACACGCTAACCGGGGATATCTACATAACCGGTGACACCTTAATAGGTAAAACAGGACATGATTTTACCTTAGACCTGAATGGTCACTCTATATACGTACAGAGTAACACACTCGGAAATCAATATGCTTTGGAAATCGGAGGGAAATGCACTCTAACCGGCTCGGGAAGCATTATTGCTGAAGGTAATATCTTTTTCTACCCAAATATAAGTTCCACCGAAGATGATTACATATTTGTCCTCTCAGTAAACGGTAAAACCTTAATGCAACCTGGTGGTGATTTCCATGGCACTCTGGCTGGTTCAACTGAAGTTGAACTTAAAAACGGTTCTATAACATATGCAAGCCCGTTTGACGAATACGGGAACTACAAAATAGATTTTCCCGGCAGCGGTCTCAGCCACTTCTGGGGGATAATAACCTGGAGCATTAGCTAATATATGCCCAAAAGTACTATCTGTTGGGTTGAATATGACACCGCAGACCTGTTAGTATAGTGGGATATAGTCCATATTTAGCAAATTTGCGTGGGCAGCACTGGAGAATATAACATGATTAGTATGAAAAAGCTTATCAAGGGGGAAAAAGGGGCT
This sequence is a window from Dehalococcoides mccartyi 195. Protein-coding genes within it:
- a CDS encoding type IV pilus modification PilV family protein, with product MRRKLLRRQKGFSLIEVLVALAILGLIGVAFLTALNTAVKAVSIANVRTTSESYAKSTMEQLKSFSYIKADDGSVADYVFLSPSDTSFIISTYNRDGNLIQNKIYGIPWDVATNNQSITDKGIQKITIVVQHNEGGINKIIFTLIDYVTQR
- a CDS encoding PulJ/GspJ family protein, which encodes MKIKLLKYRQKQGGFTLVELLVALAITGLIMAGLTTSVFQLFTITQRSSDHMTIIRHLDITSSWLSNDIQMANEQPEWDSGTHTLTIRQTRSLADPTDPESAITDYIITYTYNTATGTLTRTQLRLLDNSTQISLIAEYVSGIMYEDELASNEQSGAVDIKIIITLNTQTEERILHIKPRISST
- a CDS encoding pilus assembly PilX family protein; amino-acid sequence: MKNLISISRKLRNQQGQALVIALVFLGIGALTLPPLMTLMGSALVQGTTFENRTAGLYAADAGIEQAIWYLDPENSPLIPGGLPANTGESRTLPGISIDGRTVSVTLAYLTEDTYQIVSTSASPTETISVTAVVSDTYNNYTDIMNHVMTSKGEITVKAGDYEVNYPSEDNAPIEYYTGAWPSANELSSFYYVNTTPYASDTLNLANYPAGILEILRLGTLNIVATSTSTYTLTGDIYITGDTLIGKTGHDFTLDLNGHSIYVQSNTLGNQYALEIGGKCTLTGSGSIIAEGNIFFYPNISSTEDDYIFVLSVNGKTLMQPGGDFHGTLAGSTEVELKNGSITYASPFDEYGNYKIDFPGSGLSHFWGIITWSIS